From Acidipropionibacterium acidipropionici, one genomic window encodes:
- a CDS encoding aspartate ammonia-lyase, translating into MKTTSTTPAATTSAPAPTVPTRTERDLLGEVRIDDRHYWGINTARALENFPITSKRIGHYAHFVEALTLVKQAAATVNADQGLVPPEVAEAIVAACTRIRSGELHDEFIVGTIQGGAGTSTNMNANEVIANAALEHLGIAKGRYDVVDPHNHVNCCQSTNDVYPSAIKIALLLMLDELSAALERTADAFAAKAEEFADVLKLGRTQLQDAVPMTLGQEFGTYAVMMRNDVAVLAAARKLLTELNLGGTAIGTGINTPPAYAPAMIAELNRLTGLDLSGSDDLVEATQDVGGFVQLSGVLKRIAVKTSKICNDLRLLSSGPRAGLGEINLPAVQAGSSIMPGKVNPVIPEMVNQVAFEIVGHDVTISMAAEAGQLQLNAFEPIIAHLLFEEIRHLQRALDVFTDRCIIGITANTERLRDEVWQSVSIVTALSPALGYRTATRVAQQALAEKRTIGEIVLEEKLLDEETLTAALEPEHLIHPWMPM; encoded by the coding sequence ATGAAGACGACATCCACGACACCAGCCGCCACGACTTCAGCACCAGCCCCGACCGTCCCCACCCGCACCGAGCGCGACCTGCTCGGCGAGGTGAGGATCGACGACCGCCACTACTGGGGCATCAACACCGCCCGCGCCCTGGAGAACTTCCCGATCACCAGCAAGCGCATCGGTCACTACGCGCACTTCGTCGAGGCCCTGACGCTCGTCAAGCAGGCCGCGGCCACCGTCAACGCCGACCAGGGCCTCGTCCCGCCCGAGGTGGCCGAGGCCATCGTCGCCGCCTGCACCCGGATCCGCTCCGGCGAGCTCCACGACGAGTTCATCGTCGGCACCATCCAGGGCGGGGCCGGCACCTCGACCAATATGAACGCCAACGAGGTGATCGCCAACGCCGCCCTCGAGCACCTCGGGATCGCCAAGGGCCGCTATGACGTCGTCGACCCCCACAATCACGTCAACTGCTGCCAGTCGACCAACGACGTCTACCCCTCGGCCATCAAGATCGCCCTGCTGCTCATGCTCGACGAACTGTCGGCCGCCCTGGAGCGCACCGCCGACGCCTTCGCCGCCAAAGCCGAGGAGTTCGCAGACGTCCTCAAACTGGGCCGCACCCAGCTCCAGGACGCCGTCCCCATGACACTGGGCCAGGAGTTCGGCACCTACGCGGTGATGATGCGCAACGACGTCGCCGTACTGGCCGCGGCACGCAAGCTGCTCACCGAGCTCAACCTCGGCGGCACCGCCATCGGCACCGGCATCAACACTCCCCCGGCCTACGCCCCGGCGATGATCGCCGAGCTCAATAGGCTCACCGGGCTGGACCTGTCCGGCTCGGACGATCTGGTGGAGGCCACCCAAGATGTCGGCGGCTTCGTACAGCTGTCGGGGGTGCTCAAGCGGATCGCCGTCAAGACCTCCAAGATCTGCAACGACCTGCGGCTTCTCTCCTCAGGCCCCCGCGCCGGCCTCGGGGAGATCAACCTGCCCGCCGTCCAGGCCGGCTCCTCCATCATGCCGGGCAAGGTGAACCCTGTGATCCCGGAGATGGTCAACCAGGTGGCCTTCGAGATCGTCGGCCACGACGTCACCATCTCGATGGCCGCCGAGGCCGGGCAGCTCCAGCTCAACGCCTTCGAGCCGATCATCGCCCACCTGCTCTTCGAGGAGATCCGCCACCTCCAGCGGGCCCTCGACGTGTTCACCGACCGGTGCATCATCGGCATCACGGCCAACACCGAGCGACTGCGCGACGAGGTGTGGCAGTCGGTCTCCATCGTCACCGCCCTGTCCCCGGCGCTGGGCTACCGCACCGCCACCCGGGTGGCCCAACAGGCCCTGGCCGAGAAGCGCACCATCGGGGAGATCGTGCTGGAAGAGAAGCTGCTGGACGAGGAGACGCTGACGGCGGCCCTGGAGCCCGAGCACCTCATCCACCCCTGGATGCCGATGTGA
- a CDS encoding lactonase family protein has protein sequence MTSRPIPVLASGYTTDSGPGGLTTWLVATGEEPTTAEVTGELVLGDASWVTPTPSGLAVIGERDAHLWLVDPSRLSITADLDLGGGLPCHAALDPSGRLLAIAHYGSGEVSMIELDRWGDGPQQAARIRFEGHGPVTGRQESAHSHQVTWLDRTHLAVTDLGADLIRILKFGPAGLEQIGVIETPHGFGPRHLVLTTRGTRQVLVVDGELSGEVLIFTRAAGDDVWAKDWHPRTPVPASAHGRSQPSGLIPTGGGDLLVANRMLGTVSVLTGLDALTTWSGNVSVSEEFDCSGANPRDITSDGDRVWVAQQDDGVVVGMVRTPDGWRADVRLDRPGATHVLLGTA, from the coding sequence ATGACCAGTCGCCCCATCCCCGTGCTCGCCTCCGGCTACACCACTGATTCGGGGCCCGGCGGCCTCACCACCTGGCTGGTCGCCACCGGGGAGGAGCCGACGACGGCGGAGGTGACCGGCGAGCTGGTCCTGGGCGACGCCTCCTGGGTGACGCCGACCCCCTCGGGGCTGGCCGTCATCGGGGAGCGCGATGCCCACCTGTGGCTGGTGGACCCGTCCCGCCTGTCGATCACCGCGGATCTGGATCTGGGCGGCGGGCTGCCCTGCCACGCCGCCCTCGACCCCTCGGGGCGTCTGCTGGCGATCGCCCACTACGGATCCGGCGAGGTCTCGATGATCGAGCTGGACCGGTGGGGTGACGGGCCGCAGCAGGCGGCCCGGATCCGTTTCGAGGGCCACGGCCCGGTGACCGGCCGCCAGGAGTCGGCCCATTCCCATCAGGTGACCTGGCTGGACCGCACCCATCTGGCCGTCACCGATCTGGGGGCCGATCTCATTCGGATCCTCAAGTTCGGGCCCGCCGGGCTGGAGCAGATCGGTGTCATCGAGACACCTCACGGCTTCGGCCCCCGCCATCTGGTGCTCACCACCCGCGGTACTCGCCAGGTGCTGGTGGTCGACGGCGAGTTGTCGGGCGAGGTGCTGATCTTCACCCGCGCGGCCGGCGACGACGTCTGGGCCAAGGACTGGCATCCCCGCACGCCGGTGCCCGCCTCCGCCCATGGGCGTTCGCAGCCCTCGGGGCTCATCCCGACCGGCGGGGGCGACCTGCTGGTGGCCAACCGGATGCTGGGGACGGTCTCGGTGCTCACCGGCCTGGACGCCCTCACGACGTGGTCGGGCAACGTGAGCGTGTCCGAGGAGTTCGACTGCAGCGGCGCGAATCCGCGCGACATCACCTCCGACGGGGACCGGGTCTGGGTAGCGCAGCAGGACGACGGTGTCGTGGTGGGTATGGTGCGCACACCCGACGGCTGGCGTGCGGACGTCCGGCTGGACCGTCCCGGCGCGACGCACGTACTGCTCGGAACTGCGTAG
- a CDS encoding NfeD family protein — protein MNEFWDWVARHGWVAWLAASAVLACAEMLTLDFTLLMLASGALAGAITAAILPGAWIAQVLVAVAVGGIMLAVLRPTLLKKVRDAPGYRSSLDTLLGAEGTATHQITEGAGEVKVHGELWEARPMAPGVTIEAGESIEVFQIDGTTLIVYPSSQGLGWSGGAGV, from the coding sequence ATGAACGAGTTCTGGGACTGGGTCGCACGCCACGGCTGGGTCGCCTGGCTCGCCGCGTCGGCCGTGCTGGCCTGCGCGGAGATGCTCACCCTGGACTTCACCCTCCTCATGCTCGCCTCCGGGGCGCTCGCCGGTGCGATCACCGCTGCGATCCTGCCGGGCGCCTGGATCGCCCAGGTGCTCGTGGCGGTGGCGGTCGGAGGCATCATGCTCGCCGTGCTGCGGCCGACCCTGCTCAAGAAGGTCCGCGACGCCCCCGGCTACCGCTCCTCCCTGGACACCCTGCTGGGCGCCGAGGGTACCGCCACCCACCAGATCACCGAGGGGGCCGGTGAGGTGAAGGTGCACGGCGAGCTGTGGGAGGCCCGCCCCATGGCCCCCGGCGTCACCATCGAGGCCGGTGAGAGCATCGAGGTCTTCCAGATCGACGGGACGACGCTCATCGTCTACCCGTCCAGCCAGGGGCTGGGCTGGTCGGGCGGGGCCGGGGTCTGA
- a CDS encoding HipA domain-containing protein, whose product MAEDSGIDVPATRLIRVGGRPVLLLDRFDREYRPDGTVIRIPYMSAMTRLVSHDGTESSFAEIAETADTSSDRQQLFTRAAPLFDLDPESAASAVRKVLVVTARWREYARRSGIAEAEITAMEPAFDHEAAAQAKSWLSSTG is encoded by the coding sequence ATGGCCGAGGACAGCGGCATCGACGTACCGGCCACACGACTCATCCGGGTCGGAGGCCGACCCGTGCTTCTCCTGGACCGCTTCGATCGCGAGTACCGGCCCGACGGGACAGTCATACGTATTCCGTACATGTCTGCCATGACCCGGCTGGTGAGCCACGACGGCACCGAATCCAGCTTCGCGGAGATCGCCGAGACGGCCGACACTTCGTCAGACCGTCAGCAGCTCTTCACGCGCGCGGCCCCGCTCTTCGATCTCGACCCTGAATCGGCTGCCTCTGCCGTCAGGAAGGTCCTTGTAGTCACGGCCAGGTGGCGGGAATACGCCCGCCGGTCCGGTATCGCCGAGGCCGAGATCACCGCCATGGAACCTGCATTCGATCACGAGGCGGCCGCACAGGCGAAGTCCTGGCTCAGCTCGACCGGTTGA
- a CDS encoding tyrosine recombinase XerC produces the protein MSEDGDETAQALPDALSVPLEDFCTHLVADLSRSAHTVEAYRTDLTELFTDLAGHGVTRLADVGLADLRGWLARQRSAGMAPATLQRHWASIRVFFRWTRDEGLTATDPAAVLRSAKVPKRLPRTLGIDQARRILDDAVAAARTDETPKGARDAAILEVLYGSGIRVAELCGLDLGAVDRARGTLRVLGKGDKERTVPLGDPGMRALDAWLGRRGEWMSEASGDAVFLGARGGRIDPRVVRRVVHQHLRTDGEAPDLGPHGLRHAMATHLLEGGADLRTVQEILGHESLATTQIYTHVSTERLRRAFNQAHPRA, from the coding sequence ATGAGCGAGGACGGGGACGAAACGGCCCAGGCGCTGCCCGATGCGCTGTCGGTGCCCCTGGAGGATTTCTGCACCCACCTGGTCGCCGACCTGTCACGGTCGGCGCACACCGTCGAGGCTTACCGGACCGACCTCACCGAGCTGTTCACCGACCTCGCCGGCCACGGCGTCACCCGGCTGGCCGACGTCGGGCTGGCAGACCTGCGCGGCTGGCTGGCCCGCCAGCGCAGCGCCGGAATGGCACCGGCCACCCTGCAGCGGCACTGGGCCAGCATCCGGGTTTTCTTCCGCTGGACCCGCGACGAGGGACTCACGGCCACCGACCCGGCCGCCGTGCTGAGATCGGCGAAAGTCCCGAAACGACTGCCGCGCACCCTGGGCATCGACCAGGCCCGCCGGATCCTCGACGACGCCGTGGCCGCCGCCCGCACCGACGAGACCCCCAAGGGCGCCCGCGACGCCGCGATCCTCGAGGTGCTCTACGGCTCGGGTATCCGCGTCGCCGAACTGTGCGGCCTGGATCTGGGCGCCGTCGATCGGGCCCGGGGCACCCTGAGGGTCCTCGGCAAGGGGGACAAGGAGCGGACCGTCCCGCTGGGGGATCCGGGGATGAGAGCCCTCGACGCGTGGCTCGGCCGCCGCGGCGAATGGATGTCCGAGGCCTCCGGTGACGCCGTGTTCCTCGGAGCCAGGGGAGGCCGGATCGACCCGCGGGTGGTGCGCCGCGTCGTCCACCAGCACCTGCGCACCGACGGAGAGGCCCCCGATCTGGGGCCCCACGGGCTGCGCCACGCGATGGCCACGCATCTGCTGGAGGGGGGCGCGGACCTGCGCACCGTCCAGGAGATCCTGGGCCACGAGTCCCTGGCCACCACGCAGATCTATACCCACGTCTCCACCGAGAGGCTCCGGCGAGCCTTCAATCAGGCCCACCCGCGTGCCTGA
- a CDS encoding helix-turn-helix domain-containing protein has translation MARQPIGVRSAMTQIGENLRHWRRLLHLSRRELARRADVSESTLTRLESGQGASLDNLLKVARALGVLGEVTESTSPWASERGQLLAGAELDRRSAP, from the coding sequence ATGGCTCGGCAGCCGATCGGCGTCCGGTCCGCGATGACGCAGATCGGGGAGAACCTGCGGCACTGGCGACGATTGCTTCACCTGTCTCGTCGGGAACTGGCACGTCGTGCCGACGTCTCCGAATCCACCCTCACGCGGCTCGAGTCCGGGCAGGGCGCCTCGCTCGACAACCTTCTGAAAGTCGCCCGAGCGCTCGGTGTACTCGGCGAGGTCACCGAGTCCACCAGTCCGTGGGCCAGTGAGCGCGGCCAACTCCTCGCGGGCGCGGAACTCGATCGCAGGAGCGCGCCGTGA
- a CDS encoding phosphotransferase produces the protein MTGELLGGRDSNARRLGRVVQRGPTPDFAAQVLRHLKRSSWPHAPTLIARNAEGSVLSYVDGTAATTRLLRHEAAEDDPLAAVAALVRQFHDLMAGTDLAGDAETVCHNDLDPSNTVYRWIGQRLVPVALVDWDMAAPGSRITDLAQMCWAFTGVGPRADPEIVRHRIGVITAAYGWECGLDEVVEVMLARQQDAADVSTGALSAAENEADRRWTLRHLR, from the coding sequence ATGACCGGGGAGCTGCTCGGCGGGCGCGACAGCAATGCCCGTCGCCTTGGTCGGGTCGTCCAGCGCGGCCCGACCCCCGACTTCGCGGCCCAGGTGCTGCGGCACCTCAAACGCAGCTCCTGGCCGCACGCCCCGACCCTCATCGCCCGCAATGCCGAAGGCTCCGTGCTGTCCTACGTCGACGGCACCGCAGCAACCACCAGGCTGCTGCGCCACGAGGCGGCCGAGGACGATCCCCTGGCTGCGGTCGCCGCACTGGTGCGCCAGTTCCACGATCTGATGGCCGGCACTGATCTGGCCGGTGACGCCGAGACCGTCTGCCACAACGACCTGGACCCCAGCAACACCGTCTACCGGTGGATCGGCCAGCGCCTCGTGCCGGTGGCCCTCGTCGACTGGGACATGGCCGCCCCCGGATCCCGGATCACCGACCTGGCCCAGATGTGCTGGGCCTTCACCGGGGTCGGGCCTCGCGCCGACCCGGAGATCGTGCGGCACAGGATCGGCGTCATCACCGCGGCCTACGGCTGGGAGTGCGGGCTCGACGAGGTGGTCGAGGTGATGCTGGCCCGCCAGCAGGACGCGGCGGATGTGAGTACCGGCGCGCTGTCGGCCGCCGAGAACGAGGCCGACCGCCGGTGGACGCTGCGACACCTGCGCTGA
- the dxr gene encoding 1-deoxy-D-xylulose-5-phosphate reductoisomerase gives MRRIILLGSTGSIGTQALDVISRNRDRFEVVGLAAGSNRNKVAEQAAQFGVEHTAFGAAEAARLVRDVDADVVLNGITGSVGLGPTLAALEAGRTLALANKESLIVGGELVRAAAAPGQIVPVDSEHSAIAQSLRSGTHQEVRRLVVTASGGPFRGRSRAELGDVTPAQALAHPTWAMGRVVTTNSATMVNKGLEVIEAHLLFDVDFDDIAVVVHPQSIVHSMVEFVDGATILQASPPDMRLPIALGMSWPDRIPDAVPPLDWSTASSWTFEPLDDAAFPAVSLARQVGTAGATYPAVYNAANEQAVEAFHAGRLSFLGIVEAIQRVVDAHDAPGELTLETLAEAERWARRRADDVIAAL, from the coding sequence ATGCGTCGCATCATTCTGCTCGGCTCCACGGGATCCATCGGGACCCAGGCTCTGGACGTCATCTCCCGTAACCGGGACCGCTTCGAGGTGGTGGGCCTGGCCGCCGGATCCAACCGGAACAAGGTCGCCGAGCAGGCTGCACAGTTCGGCGTCGAGCACACCGCATTCGGCGCCGCCGAGGCCGCCCGGCTGGTCCGCGACGTCGACGCCGACGTCGTGCTCAACGGCATCACCGGATCGGTCGGGCTCGGCCCCACCCTGGCGGCCCTGGAGGCCGGACGGACCCTCGCCCTGGCGAACAAGGAGTCCCTCATCGTCGGCGGGGAGCTGGTCAGGGCCGCCGCCGCACCGGGCCAGATCGTGCCGGTGGACTCCGAGCACTCGGCCATCGCCCAGTCGCTGCGCTCGGGCACCCACCAGGAGGTGCGGCGCTTGGTGGTCACCGCCTCGGGAGGCCCGTTCCGCGGCCGCAGCCGGGCCGAACTGGGCGACGTCACCCCCGCCCAGGCCCTGGCCCACCCCACCTGGGCGATGGGCCGGGTGGTCACGACGAACTCGGCGACCATGGTCAACAAGGGCTTGGAGGTGATCGAGGCTCACCTGCTCTTCGACGTCGACTTCGACGACATCGCCGTCGTCGTCCACCCCCAGTCGATCGTCCACTCCATGGTCGAGTTCGTCGACGGGGCCACCATCCTGCAGGCCTCGCCCCCCGACATGCGGCTGCCCATCGCCCTGGGCATGAGCTGGCCCGACCGGATCCCCGACGCCGTCCCGCCCCTGGACTGGAGCACCGCCTCGTCGTGGACCTTCGAACCGCTGGACGACGCCGCCTTCCCCGCCGTCTCCCTGGCCCGCCAGGTCGGGACCGCCGGCGCCACCTACCCGGCGGTCTACAACGCCGCCAACGAGCAGGCAGTGGAGGCCTTCCACGCCGGCAGGCTGAGTTTCCTGGGGATCGTCGAGGCGATCCAGCGGGTCGTCGACGCCCACGACGCCCCCGGCGAGCTCACCCTGGAGACCCTGGCCGAGGCGGAGCGATGGGCTCGGCGCCGGGCCGACGACGTCATCGCAGCTCTGTGA
- a CDS encoding TrmH family RNA methyltransferase, which translates to MARFIDIDDPADPRLADYVSLRDVNLRKSLEAAEGLFIAEGAKIIRRAAEAGYRPRSFLLAPRWIDGLRDLLDAVDAPVYVVSEAMAETVTGFHVHRGALASMERVTRWTEDDLMDARRLVVCEDIVDHTNVGAIIRCAAGLGWDGVLLAPRAADPLYRRAIKTSMGTVFAEPWARMSDWRQGLEHLKAHGFTVAAMALSEDSVSLDEFAADLARTPRKVALLMGTEGAGLSSHWISQADVVVRIPMAHGVDSLNVAAAAAVACYALNRSS; encoded by the coding sequence GTGGCCCGTTTCATAGACATCGATGATCCCGCTGATCCCCGCCTGGCCGACTACGTGAGCCTGCGCGACGTCAACCTGCGCAAGAGCCTGGAGGCCGCCGAGGGGCTGTTCATCGCCGAAGGGGCCAAGATCATCCGGCGGGCCGCCGAGGCGGGATACCGGCCCCGGTCCTTCCTGCTGGCGCCGCGCTGGATCGATGGGCTCCGCGATCTGCTGGACGCCGTCGACGCTCCGGTCTACGTGGTGAGCGAGGCGATGGCCGAGACGGTCACCGGGTTCCACGTCCACCGCGGGGCGCTGGCCTCCATGGAGCGGGTCACCCGGTGGACCGAGGACGATCTCATGGACGCCCGGCGTCTGGTGGTGTGCGAGGACATCGTCGACCACACCAATGTGGGGGCCATCATCCGGTGCGCCGCCGGGCTGGGCTGGGACGGAGTGCTGCTGGCTCCGCGCGCCGCCGACCCGCTGTACCGGCGGGCCATCAAGACGTCGATGGGCACCGTCTTCGCCGAACCCTGGGCCCGGATGTCCGACTGGCGGCAGGGCCTGGAGCATCTCAAGGCCCACGGCTTCACGGTGGCGGCGATGGCGCTGAGCGAGGACTCGGTGAGCCTGGACGAGTTCGCCGCCGACCTGGCGCGGACGCCGAGGAAAGTGGCGCTGCTGATGGGCACCGAGGGGGCCGGGCTGTCCTCGCACTGGATCTCCCAGGCCGACGTCGTGGTCCGCATCCCGATGGCCCACGGCGTCGACTCCCTCAATGTCGCCGCCGCGGCGGCGGTGGCGTGCTACGCGCTCAACCGGTCGAGCTGA
- the def gene encoding peptide deformylase translates to MRDNTPTENPGWADLLTGGTLRRVTRWGEPVLHAQTEPVTEFDDDLRVLIRDMFATMTAAEGVGLAATQVGLGLSLFVYDCPDDDGRPHKGAVCNPVVTLPTGRDRNLVSGDEGCLSWPGAFQPLARPDLATCTGQDPWGTEFTVTGTGFFARCLQHETDHCNGTVFGDRLSKRSRRKLDEQHENLDHLYPEDWPVHPKG, encoded by the coding sequence ATGCGCGACAACACCCCGACCGAGAACCCCGGATGGGCGGATCTGTTGACCGGGGGGACGCTTCGGCGGGTGACCCGGTGGGGTGAGCCGGTGCTGCATGCGCAGACCGAACCCGTCACCGAGTTCGACGACGACCTGCGCGTGCTCATCCGCGACATGTTCGCCACCATGACCGCCGCCGAGGGGGTCGGGCTGGCCGCCACCCAGGTGGGCCTGGGCCTCTCCTTGTTCGTCTACGACTGCCCCGATGACGACGGACGCCCCCACAAGGGTGCGGTGTGCAATCCGGTGGTGACCCTGCCCACCGGCCGCGACCGTAACCTGGTCTCCGGCGACGAGGGCTGCCTGTCGTGGCCCGGCGCCTTCCAGCCGCTGGCCCGCCCCGACCTGGCCACCTGCACCGGCCAGGACCCGTGGGGCACCGAGTTCACCGTCACCGGCACCGGCTTCTTCGCCCGCTGCCTCCAGCACGAGACCGATCACTGCAACGGCACGGTGTTCGGCGACCGGCTCTCCAAGCGCTCCCGCCGCAAGCTCGACGAGCAGCACGAGAACCTCGACCACCTCTACCCGGAGGACTGGCCGGTCCACCCGAAGGGCTGA
- a CDS encoding ABC transporter ATP-binding protein — translation MSAVAQLAGVGVRRGSTQILTDIDWEVDEGQRWVMVGPNGAGKTTLLQILAARMHPTEGLVEILDEFIGAVDVFELRPRIGVASSALAHRIPPHEVVRDVVVSAAWAVLGRWRETYEPMDVQRAAELITRMGLAGLEERTYGTLSEGERKRVEIARALMTDPELLLLDEPAAGLDLAGREQLVSVLSGICTDPDAPATVLVTHHLEEIPAGITHGLVLDKGRIVAAGPVESALTSPILSQAFGLPLEVTSRNGRWSAQASGKVL, via the coding sequence ATGAGTGCAGTGGCGCAGCTTGCCGGAGTCGGGGTACGACGCGGATCCACCCAGATCCTCACCGATATCGACTGGGAGGTCGACGAGGGGCAGCGCTGGGTGATGGTGGGCCCCAACGGGGCCGGCAAGACGACACTGCTGCAGATCCTCGCCGCCCGAATGCACCCCACAGAGGGTCTCGTCGAGATCCTCGACGAGTTCATCGGGGCGGTCGACGTCTTCGAGCTGAGGCCCCGCATCGGTGTGGCCTCCTCGGCCCTGGCTCACCGCATTCCACCCCACGAGGTCGTCCGCGACGTCGTCGTCTCCGCGGCCTGGGCGGTCCTGGGGCGCTGGCGCGAGACCTACGAGCCGATGGACGTCCAGCGCGCCGCCGAGCTCATCACCAGGATGGGGCTGGCCGGCCTGGAGGAGCGCACCTATGGGACGCTGAGCGAGGGGGAGCGCAAGCGCGTGGAGATCGCCCGGGCGCTGATGACCGACCCCGAACTGCTGCTCCTCGACGAACCCGCCGCCGGCCTGGACCTGGCCGGGCGCGAACAGCTGGTGAGTGTGCTCTCGGGCATCTGCACCGACCCCGACGCTCCGGCCACCGTCCTGGTGACCCATCACCTGGAGGAGATCCCGGCCGGCATCACCCACGGGCTGGTGCTTGACAAGGGACGCATCGTCGCCGCCGGGCCGGTCGAGTCGGCGCTCACCTCGCCGATCCTCTCGCAGGCATTCGGGCTACCCTTGGAAGTCACATCGCGCAACGGTCGCTGGAGCGCACAGGCCTCCGGCAAGGTGTTGTGA
- a CDS encoding bile acid:sodium symporter family protein: MSQSSGQHGFRVNWFLVGIVAAAVVASILPARGPMVPVVDDAVIVLVFLLFFLYGARLKPSETVAGIKHWRLHVTILVFTFVVFPIIGIALKLLVGWALPNMLYLGLLWVCLVPSTVQSSINFTSIAHGNIPGAIVSATISNLLGTFLTPLLAFALVSSSSGVTITPASILDVLLQILLPFILGQLSRPLTARFVTEHKKPLKFVDNGVILVVVYSAFSSGMREHIWSMTSIGQLALTIGICLVLLALMLWLTWAAAGRLGFDRADRIAIQFCGTKKSLATGLPMATVLFAGQPIGLIVLPLMIFHMAQLIACGAISSRYARQWAAEHPEG; this comes from the coding sequence GTGAGTCAGTCCTCTGGTCAGCACGGGTTCCGCGTCAACTGGTTCCTGGTCGGGATCGTCGCCGCCGCGGTGGTGGCCAGCATCCTGCCGGCCCGCGGGCCCATGGTGCCGGTGGTCGACGACGCCGTGATCGTCCTGGTCTTCCTGCTGTTCTTCCTCTACGGCGCACGTCTGAAGCCCTCGGAGACCGTGGCCGGCATCAAGCACTGGCGGCTGCACGTCACGATCCTGGTGTTCACCTTCGTGGTCTTCCCGATCATCGGCATCGCCCTGAAGCTCCTGGTCGGCTGGGCGCTGCCGAACATGCTCTACCTGGGGCTGCTGTGGGTGTGCCTGGTGCCCTCCACGGTGCAGTCGTCGATCAACTTCACCTCGATCGCCCACGGCAACATTCCCGGCGCCATCGTCTCTGCGACCATCTCGAATCTGCTGGGCACCTTCCTCACCCCGCTGCTGGCCTTCGCGCTGGTCTCCTCCAGCTCGGGGGTGACGATCACGCCGGCCTCGATCCTCGACGTCCTGCTTCAGATCCTGCTGCCGTTCATCCTGGGTCAGCTGTCACGGCCTCTGACGGCCCGTTTCGTCACCGAGCACAAGAAGCCGCTGAAATTCGTCGACAACGGCGTCATCCTCGTGGTGGTGTACTCGGCCTTCTCCTCGGGGATGCGCGAGCACATCTGGTCCATGACGAGCATCGGCCAGCTGGCTCTGACGATCGGCATCTGCCTGGTGCTGCTGGCGCTCATGCTGTGGCTCACCTGGGCGGCGGCCGGCCGGCTCGGGTTCGACCGGGCCGACCGGATCGCCATTCAGTTCTGCGGCACCAAGAAGTCCCTGGCCACCGGGCTGCCGATGGCCACCGTGCTGTTCGCCGGTCAGCCCATCGGGCTCATCGTGCTGCCGCTGATGATCTTCCACATGGCCCAGCTCATCGCCTGCGGGGCGATCTCATCGCGCTACGCCCGGCAGTGGGCGGCCGAGCACCCCGAGGGCTGA